A region from the Xiphias gladius isolate SHS-SW01 ecotype Sanya breed wild chromosome 20, ASM1685928v1, whole genome shotgun sequence genome encodes:
- the LOC120806328 gene encoding excitatory amino acid transporter 1-like isoform X1 has protein sequence MAALDSKASGKMGMRAVIYYMTTTFIAVFIGIIIVLIIHPGKGSKDEFGKQQTIEQVSPADAFLDLIRNMFPPNLVQACTQQFKTKYGKRAVHVTVTVNDTLFNSTNGTQEVMEITREEVIPVPGQVNGVNALGLVVFSMCFGLIIGNMKEQGQLLRDFFDSLNEAIMRLVAIIMWYAPIGILFLIAGKIVEMDDLTQMGGQLGMYTITVIIGLMIHAVLILPTLYFVITRQNPFIFIAGLLQALVTALGTSSSSATLPVTFKCLEENNRIDKRITRFVLPVGATINMDGTALYEALAAIFIAQVNNMEMNFGQIITISITATAASIGAAGIPQAGLVTMVIVLTSVGLPTDDITLIIAVDWFLDRLRTTTNVLGDSIGAGIVEFLSRHELRSRDVEMGNSVLEEKERKKPYKLISQDSDFENDKRAHSESNM, from the exons ATGGCAGCTTTGGACAGCAAAGCCTCAGGAAAGATGGGCATGAGAGCCGTGATTTACTACATGACCACAACCTTCATTGCAGTCTTCATTGGTATCATAATAGTCCTCATCATCCACCCAGGAAAAGGATCAAAAGATGAGTTTGGAAAGCAGCAGACAATAGAGCAAGTCAGTCCTGCTGATGCCTTCTTAGATCTGATCAG AAATATGTTTCCACCAAACTTGGTCCAAGCCTGCACACAGCAG TTCAAAACCAAATATGGAAAACGAGCAGTCcatgtgacagtgacagtgaatgACACCCTCTTCAACTCAACTAATGGCACCCAGGAGGTGATGGAGATCACCCGGGAGGAAGTGATCCCAGTGCCGGGTCAGGTGAATGGGGTCAATGCCCTCGGGCTGGTGGTCTTCTCCATGTGCTTTGGTCTAATAATTGGCAATATGAAGGAGCAGGGCCAGCTCCTGAGGGATTTCTTCGACAGCCTCAATGAGGCGATCATGCGCCTGGTTGCCATCATCATGTG GTATGCTCCTATTGGTATCCTTTTCCTCATAGCAGGAAAGATTGTGGAGATGGATGATCTGACACAGATGGGCGGCCAGCTGGGCATGTATACCATCACAGTCATCATCGGCTTAATGATCCATGCTGTTCTTATCCTTCCCACTCTTTATTTTGTCATCACTCGGCAGAACccctttattttcattgctggGCTCCTGCAAGCTCTGGTAACAGCCCTAGGAACCTCCTCCAG CTCAGCCACCCTCCCTGTTACCTTCAAATGCCTGgaggaaaacaacagaattgATAAGCGAATCACACGTTTTGTGCTGCCTGTGGGTGCCACCATCAACATGGACGGAACAGCTCTGTATGAAGCGCTGGCAGCCATCTTCATTGCTCAGGTCAACAATATGGAGATGAACTTTGGTCAGATCATCACCATAAG TATTACAGCAACTGCAGCCAGTATTGGAGCTGCTGGCATCCCTCAGGCAGGCCTGGTCACCATGGTGATTGTACTAACCTCTGTTGGACTTCCTACTGATGACATCACTCTTATCATTGCAGTTGATTGGTTTCT GGACCGGCTGCGTACCACCACTAATGTTTTGGGGGATTCGATCGGGGCCGGCATCGTTGAGTTCTTGTCTCGACACGAGCTCCGCAGCAGAGATGTGGAGATGGGAAACTCAGTgctggaggagaaggaaaggaagaaaccGTACAAGCTCATCTCCCAGGATAGTGATTTTGAAAATGATAAACGTGCTCACAGTGAATCAAACATGTAG